The segment GTATTACCAAAGTATAACAAACTACCCAAACATCTTGAGGTCAGTAGTCTTGAAGTATTAGAAGACTTAATTAAAAACTAAATTACCACTTAAAGTTAAAATTGTTCGGTTTGTCTTTTTTTTCTAGCTTGTTACCCTTATCTCTATTATTTTTAATCAAAATACTGTACATTTAAATAAAAAACGGACCTATGAGCTTGATTAACGAAGAAAACATTGAAAAACGACTACTTCGCTTCCCTGATTGGGAATATAAAAACAATGCGTTACATGCCGAATTTGAATTTGATAATTTTAAAGATTGCTTTAGTGCAATGAGCAGAATCGCTTTTGAATGCGAAGCTCAAAATCATCATCCCAATTGGAGTAACGTCTACAATATTTTAAAGATTTCTTTATCTACCCATGATGCTGAAGGTGTTACTGAAAAAGATTTTAAATTAGC is part of the Formosa sp. Hel1_31_208 genome and harbors:
- a CDS encoding 4a-hydroxytetrahydrobiopterin dehydratase, with the translated sequence MSLINEENIEKRLLRFPDWEYKNNALHAEFEFDNFKDCFSAMSRIAFECEAQNHHPNWSNVYNILKISLSTHDAEGVTEKDFKLAEAIESIVEVQD